The DNA sequence AGATATTGTATTAACGTgtgattaataatatttaaatggagTCTAACacattttaatctaatttatttaaaatctatgatttttttttcttctgcagTGACTCTTTCACATGTTTATTATAATCactagatttttatttttaattttactcttttactGTAGatacaacttttttaaaatatcaatttctatttagaacaaatattaaatcaatatttaaaattataggaatttttattagaaaaaaaattcattttaaaaatatataaaaataaagttaaaatataacaaaatatcaatttctttaattaaaatttataaaattgtcaaaataaaaatagtaataaactCAAACTCAACTCGGAACCTCAAAAAAagttcatcttcatctccatTCCAATAGTCATACTTAACgaatatcaaatttttatgtCATTTTCATTTCCACTGGATAATGCGTATATATTTGTACCCATACTTGTACTTGCTTACTTATTAtcaactaattaatttttataaaatagtaaaaagtctaaagtaaaaaaaacatatataatattatcaaatattcaatattaaaacgAAAGttatttcttcaatatcaattatGTAGAAAGAAATTGCAATTGTgtacatttcaaattaaaataccaaataaaattttttgagagacaaaataatttttaatttgcaAACGTTAatcaaaagtaattaataaaatttaaaattatttgaatatatatatatatatatatatatatatatatatatatatataaggaaaagaatattcaaattaaaaaatattttaaacgtttgtttacttcaatttttacaattcaaatgaaatatcttttttatacactaataaaagttataataatcccttcatcaaaatcacaaaaagacaagagattaaactaataataataatataattttaacatagatcttttatcttattaacttcaatatatgttggatggtaataaaaaagatttatgacaattacattacattattattttatagtaaataaaatgtatttatacaATTTATAGCGATAAACTTACATGTATGATAATTAgttggaaaacaaaaataattaaataaaaaatatcaaaatagtattctacatgataaaaataaaaaacaaataaaatattacaaaaaattatcaaacatgtatcttagaaacaatttgagatgCCATTGACTGAAAtagcacaaaaacaaaataaatgtataattaatgatatgataaaataaaaaatacataaaatgaaaaatacctttgGGACCTAagcaaacttttcaaatattaacctAATTGATGGTTGAGagataacgaaaattattttgcaaagcaaaatagtttttcaaatgaagcaaaaattaataataataaaataaaaataattttttatattatttgctaaataaaatatttatgctaTTAGACACTTAAATTGCTTAAAATTaagaatgtaaaaaattatcatgtgaaaataaaataaacaataaataaaaatattaaaaaagagtatACATACTCAAATGTgagatagaaaaatatttaaaagacatACGTAATTGCATAAAAGTTGTGATAAGAGACGAGAAATATCTTAGAGATGTGAATGAATCTCAagacaaaccaaacaattagaacaaaaaaaagtgtttatatatatatatatatatatatatatatatatatatatatatatatatatatatatatatatatatatatatatatatatatataagttactTAACAAACTGAGagtatttgaaatatttaagcGGGGACGACAATATGCAACAATGAGTATTATGTCAAGCATGAGACACGAACGAGGCAGATATGAACATCCCATTTCATCACATACGGAATTGAAAAATACGAGTATTCTTCATACACAATCAATATGGAGATTTTCTGTCAAAATGGAAACGAGTTCGAACAATATCCACATGGatgagtttatttgtcattccTACTTACCTTTAATGTGATCACTTTACACTGAAAACCGGTCGAAATTTGAACCAAATTTTGACttagaattttaaatatatttttgttattcaaattatttagaaaaaaaaaaataaatgttataatactcaaacttcttaaaataatcataaaaaaattgtgacttctatttttatatttgtttctaaataaaactttttaataaatttaaatatctattctattttataaattttttaaatttcaattaaaaatttgataatttgtcatatttttaagttttcatttttaaattattttctaattaaattttttatgatttcaaatattgttttattaatgaACGTTTCAAAACTTCATAATTATCTATATCAAGTTATTATTAcgtttgaaaaatttattaatggTATTTTATGTTGggttttgtattcttttatattttatatgtttgtgGTACCATACGATTATTTGACATTGCTCTAACACATATAAGGTATTTGACATCACCTTTTACccaaaaaccttaagacaatgatagtatgagtttttattcttatatagtgtttaactttgtctattctatccaatgtgagactttgactcacacttggactattcccaacaatctTCCCTCAGTGGCGAgtccttttttttcatatggtatataTTTCCCTTCAGGTGTATGGTGACCCCTTTTGGTGATGGTTATGCAATCAGTCACTTAGATGACTCAAGACTCctttttggttatggttatgcggtcaaTCATCCTGAACCATAGGCTTTGATACCACAGTTGGATTTTATATTCTTTCATATGTTTTGGTTATATATGAGTTATGGGTTATGGTTATGTGTTATGGTTATATATGGGTTTTGGTTATATATTCTTTCAAATGTCACAATTGCAGTCAATTGGGACATGTGAAAAAGGTATGCAAATCCCAAGATTCTCAAGAAGATGTTCTGATTGTGGAGGATAAATTAGAGGAGAAACTACTTCTTACAACATCATGTGTCACAACCAACGAATCTACAAAAGATTGGATTATAGATAGCGGTTGCACAAATCACATGACTCATGATAGAGAACTTTTCAAGGAGctcaataaatcaaatattttcaagaTAAAAATTGGAAATGAAGAACAACTGGTTGTGAAAGGTaccaaaacaatttcaattaaaactcatttaggtatcaaattaatttttgatgtctTATATGTTCTTGAGATTACCCCAAAACTTGTTAAGTGTTGCTCAAATATTAGAGAAAGGTCATAAGGTctcctttgaaaataaagtttgtgtgataaaaaatactaaagtgAAAGAGGAATGTGCTAGAAATAAAGTGAGTATGAAGGAATGATCAAAACTAGAAGAAgataaatacaaagaaaaatatcaaattgaagaaagatgtgatgccatagaagaaaaagaaaaacaaaaattacaacaaaatgTTTCTCCGAATAACATATCTCATATCTCCAAAAATAAGAGGAGAAAATCAAACATCAAAAGATGgagaatcaaatataaaaatataaaatctaaataaacaaatattaagcAGGGAGGAAGGGTGAAAATATTactcaatatattttttatttaaataatttttagataatattTCAGTTGCAGAGacatatttcagttttagaaattagttattattttagtttaggagtgagatattctaaatattgtatacttgatattattttatattttactttatatatagggtatatcaataaaatacaacaaaatgTTTCTCCAAATAACATATCTCATATCTCTAGTATTTCTAAAAGCGTTAAAAATCCcaacattttatatatactatattataaataaagttatGTTGTTCGCTTAACAAGCATAAGCACACTtcaaaaaaactttaaataaaataaaaccttcactgtaagaaaataaattatatctacGTATACCACACAATCTATGCAAGTTAAACTCATTTTCAGAATGAAGACTGGAGATttttagaagaataaaaatgaCCCTACAgaagtaatatatttttcaatttcaccGATTAAAAAAACTATCTCTAtggttaatttcttttataattatttcatcatccaaccttttttatttaacaGATATGTTACAACTGCAACTCCGACAATACTTTTAGGATGAATCACCATGTTTCTGAGGTATTGTTCTCTTCGAAACATGAAACTTTGTCATAACTTTGTACTCAAAAGACTTCTTAGAAGGTAAAAAGaggaataaatatttaaattgtttttgaacTCAACTCTGAACGATGTGAAACTATTAAGTATACCAGAATAAATCCTTGAGTCCAAGGGAAGTGACCATCCCCACATATGGTGCTAATGTTTTGATCGTAAGTTTGTcagtatttttaaaatcaactaCTGCATTCCCGATATATTGTTTACTTTAAACCGTGTTCCATTataattatatctttataaaatgttttgtaaaataaaaaaggaagtgGTAATTAAACTATATTTGACCTCGATTTTAAACAATGTGAAACTATTGGATTTAATAGAACAACACATGTCTGGATAATTCTTTACGGTAATTTATATAAGACGATCTGTTACGCAGCATAGTTGGAAGTGAAAGAGAGTAAATAAAGAGGTAACAATGGAGTCAAATGGAAGAACGAGAAcagaataaaaatggaaaatgtaAAGGATGAGGGTGAATTCAATTTTTCATACTATTAGTCAGTAATGTTTATGTTCGTAACCGATGGCATGAGAATATCTAATCCATCGCAAGAGGACTCACATCAGAGATACATCACAATCACAATTGCATTGCATGCTTCTGTTCTCTTCTCTAATCTTTCTTTTACTGCACTGGAAATTTTGAATTGGATGTATCTGTATGCGTATCCCTTCTAACGCATCTATTCCCTCTCACTCATAACTCCACCCTTTCTTCTTATCACCCCTACCCACCACTCCCATTCTCAACACTGCTTAGATTTGCCCTCACATTTCCCCAACCCACTAAGacttttcaattttcatcaCTTTTTCACTACTGGGTTGTCAGGGTTCCATCTTTTTGGGCTTCTATTTGGTCAAAGATCTGGCCTTTTTCTGTTTGGTGTTCCTTTTTTGAGATGTGGTGATCTGGGGTATGTGGTGCTTGTCTCTGTGAATCTCGCTCGGCAATCCACGTTGATAGGTAATGCTTTGAAGTCCGTGCCTTTGCTTTTAGGGttcctttcttgtttttcttgttgTCTATGAATGCTTGTTGTTCTGAAATGCTTGTGCTTTTCTATTATGAACCAATCAAGGCTGGTTTATGGTGCGGTGAATATTCTGTTTGCTTTTTGTGTCGTAGTCTAGTGGTAACAGATACCTGCTCATATTCCTCGTGCATAATGCATCGACAATTTGAATATTGATGTCACTTTTGGGTTATAATGCAGCTTATCTCTTCTTTTATTACATGTATATTGCAGGGTTCAGGGGTTCTGAGAGATGGGTGCTGATCTTAAAGAAGAATTGTCCGTGAAAACTCCTGTTTTTGATCTTAAGGTTTGGGAAGTAATTGGAATTGCGGTTGGATTGTTTATCATTGTCATCCTCTGTGTGCTCTCATTCTGCCTTACTTCAAGGAAGAAGTCTAGAAAAGCCAGGGATAGGGTTCCTGTTAGTCATATACCTACTGTCTCAAAGGAAATCACAGAAGTGCGAGTTGAGCAAGTGCCGGCGAATGGATTTGTTCCACGTGAAGGAATACTTCTGACAATTCATGATAAATCCAGTGACAAAGAATCAGACAAAGTTATGCTCCATTTAGGTGTTGGGAAGAAGAAGCACGGAGATAGTGGTAGTCACTCGGATTCGTTTCATTACTTGGAGAAAGATGGTGGAGGGTCACAATCAGGGGAGGAGATTAGCTCTGGCTCGGTTGGAATGTACATGCCATCTTCTTCATACCCTATAACAGCTCCTTCACCTCTCTCTGGTCTTCCAGAATTTTCTCACTTGGGTTGGGGTCACTGGTTTACTCTGAGGGATCTCGAACTTGCTACAAACcgtttttcaaaagaaaatgtaattGGTGAGGGCGGGTATGGAGTTGTTTACCGGGGACAGTTGATCAATGGGACTCCAGTGGCAGTTAAAAAGATACTCAATAACATGTGAGTTCCAGCACAATGTCTATGGCATTGAATTTATTCgaacttttgtttttaatcCTCATACTTCTACCAAACTTTGACTACTTTCTCTTCCCCCTTTCTGTAGTGGTCAAGCTGAGAAAGAATTTAGAGTGGAAGTTGAAGCTATTGGCCATGTTCGGCATAAAAATTTGGTTCGACTTTTGGGGTACTGCATGGAGGGGACTCACAGGTACCCAACTTGTCAATTACATTGCAGTCTCAACATGCATAGTCTCAACAAATTTCTTAGAGGAATGGAATTATAACTGGCAGaatcataaaattatgaaaataccTTTATGAGTTGCATATTCGTCAGGTCGGTCTCAAGTTCAACACAACAATTTAAGtatgttttcttaattatatttcaggATGTTAGTCTATGAATACGTCAGTAATGGAAACTTAGAGCAATGGCTTCACGGAGCTATGCGACATCATGGATATCTTACCTGGGAAGCACGTATCAAGATTCTCCTTGGCACAGCTAAGGGGTGAGTTGCTGTGTCTATGCTTCTTCAGGCTTCTGTATTCCTCATAAAGTTCTTAAGGTTATCATTTGGTCCTAATTTAGAGCAACATATTTGTTTCAGGCTTGCATATTTGCATGAAGCGATTGAGCCAAAGGTTGTGCATCGAGATATCAAGTCAAGCAACATATTAATTGATGATGACTTTAATGCCAAGGTTTCTGATTTTGGCCTGGCCAAGTTACTGGGTTCTGGGAAGAGTCATGTTGCAACACGAGTTATGGGAACCTTTGGGTCTGTTACTTATTTGCTCTTCACTATTTCCTTTTTCCACACAATATTGTTGACAAACTTTGATGAGTTGGATCcttatatttattctttcttttttctccgtACAACTGACAGATATGTGGCCCCTGAATATGCAAATACTGGTCTTCTAAATGAAAAAAGTGATGTGTATAGCTTTGGTGTTGTGCTATTGGAAGCAATTACTGGAAGAGATCCAGTCGATTATGGTCGCCCAGCACAGGAAGTGAGTaatcttttatgaaaaaatcCATGTTGAAGAATTTGTTCTTGTTAAAACTTCATTCAATTCACCAAATAATCGTAAAGCATTACCTTTTGAGTTTGACTTGTTcatcccaaaaaaaaaatctgtttttGTATTGGCATTAGTTGTTAATTGCAGCTCATGTTTCTACATTTTCTGGCCTATTATCTGAACATCTGTTTTTAGACATGTAACATTACTTTATCTTACTGAAAAATGTTAGGAACATACTCCTTTACTCGTTTTTTTAACTCTTGCTCTATTATTGAGCAAATTTTTATGTGCACCTCAACCAATAACAGAGCGTCAGTATGTTGCTTTGCTAGGCATTTCTCCTACCATATTGTAGCCAACTTCAGGATAAAATTATTCTGATTCCTAAATGGGTctagttagacacatttaaaacGGAACCTATTTTTATGCACTCAGTTCTACTGAATAGCTTGTACTTTTTCTGTTATGATGCTATGATGCATAGctaatttatgaaatatatttataattcttGTACCCAATACTATTAGAAAATGAAATCATGGGTCATTATGGTGAAAAATTCAGTTTCCAACTGAAAACACCTAGAGGAGTTAATATTGACTTCGTAAGCTATAAtcagtaaaaaatttaaacattttctaGAATGCGAGCAATGTTATCTATTGCAACTATGGGTCCTTGGGTCCTCTCTACCAAACTTATTTCCCTTCCTTTTATAAGTCATATCCCTGGCCTTAAAATGCTCTAAATGTCATACACCATTGGCTAAATTTTAGGATATAAAGGTGGAGTGCCTGATCACCTCCATTTTATCCGTGCTACATATGAACTCCAGCTGGGTGcatgtaataattatttgtagATGCTATTGATTAACATCATAATTTTTGGGGATTTAAGCAGGTCCCCAGAATTTCAAAATTCTAGAGCCGGTAAACTCAAAAACCTTTTCAATACAGTCCCTAAATCTGGTTCATTGTTAGATCACTATACTATATATAGATCCAATggaaaaagtttttaaaacaatGACTTCATTCCTTTCTTATCACTAGAACTTGCCTTGGACTGGCTGTTGCAGTATTGATGAATCAGTTCTATATTTCTCATTCATTCTTCTTCCTGTTCACATTTATAACGTGAATGCAATGACTGCTGCTGTTGTGGTCTCGTTTATGACTATGATGCCGAATTTAGATGGCTTGTTTATTTAGGTCTTCCATACGGGAAATAAGGATTTGAAGTTAGTTAGGGATTTAATTAATCAACATTATCAGCTAGGGATTTACCTTCCcagtttattttttgttagttaTTACCTTATTCTCAGTGATTAGTTTATGCAGAAGGCAGGAAATATACCTGTTGAGGATCTTGTGCTCGATTTTTACAACA is a window from the Vigna unguiculata cultivar IT97K-499-35 chromosome 7, ASM411807v1, whole genome shotgun sequence genome containing:
- the LOC114191962 gene encoding probable receptor-like protein kinase At5g18500 encodes the protein MGADLKEELSVKTPVFDLKVWEVIGIAVGLFIIVILCVLSFCLTSRKKSRKARDRVPVSHIPTVSKEITEVRVEQVPANGFVPREGILLTIHDKSSDKESDKVMLHLGVGKKKHGDSGSHSDSFHYLEKDGGGSQSGEEISSGSVGMYMPSSSYPITAPSPLSGLPEFSHLGWGHWFTLRDLELATNRFSKENVIGEGGYGVVYRGQLINGTPVAVKKILNNIGQAEKEFRVEVEAIGHVRHKNLVRLLGYCMEGTHRMLVYEYVSNGNLEQWLHGAMRHHGYLTWEARIKILLGTAKGLAYLHEAIEPKVVHRDIKSSNILIDDDFNAKVSDFGLAKLLGSGKSHVATRVMGTFGYVAPEYANTGLLNEKSDVYSFGVVLLEAITGRDPVDYGRPAQEVNMVDWLKMMVGNRRSEEVVDPNIEVKPSTRALKRALLTALRCVDPDSEKRPKMGQVVRMLESEEYPLAREDRRHRRNNGVNSEIESHKDSSDTDGSDIQGSRSESGR